The region TCGTTGGCCGTCACGGCTTTCGCGGTTGGCACTGGTACCGGCTTGGACTCGGCGGCTCTGACTTCCGGCAGCTTTACCATCGATTCCGCTGGGCGCGCGCCGCGATCCATCTTGCCGGCAATCGTCGTTCCACGCCCAGGCAAGTCGGGCAGCCGAATGGTTTCGCCTTCCAGCAAGACGTCCCAATTTTTGCGCTGCGGATTGAGATCTTTCACCAACGCGTAATATTGCACCAAGTCGCGGTAATCCTTCATCCCGAGCTGCTCGCGCAACACCTGATAGAGATGATCACCGGCTTCGACACGATAATCGCGAACCTTGCCCTGACCGACGCTATTGGGCGCTGGCCGTGGCTCTTCGCCCTTGGCATTGGCGGTTTGCACCGGCGGCGCGACGTCGGGCTGCAGCGGTATGAAAATCCTGTCGCCAACGCGCAAAATATTAAGCTGCTTGATTTGCGGATTGAGCCCGCGGATCACCACTAACGCTTGGCCAAAGCGGGCTTCGGGCAAGCCCTTCTCTTTCACTAGGATTTGCCAAAGCGTGTCGCCCGCATGGATCAGGCGATCTTCTCCCTCGTACTCTTGTCCGTTGTAGTCGCGCGTCTGCGCGCTGCGGCGCAGCGTCATTTGGCCGCTGTCAGGCGCGGCTGCGTCTTGTGCTGGCACATTTGCAGCCATCAAGCACGACAAGCTCAATGCCGCACCGACACGACCAGCGGAGATTTTTACTTGACCTTCCATTGGGTTCCTCCCGGCGTATCCTCGATGCTAACTCCCTTCTGTTGCAGCTCGGCGCGGATACGATCAGCTTCCTGCCAATTTTTTTCTTTGCGCGCGCGATCGCGCGCGCCAATCGTCGCTTCGATATCGGTTAATTTCACGTCGCTGGTGCGCAGCCAGCGCTCTTTTTTGCGCTCGAAGTAGCCCTCGTGAAGCAATCCCAAGGTGTCACACATGGCGCGCAGCGCGCTCACTCTCGCTTCGATGCCTTTGGTCTTCTTTTCATCGAGCAGCCGGTTCAACGCCCGCACCTCGTCGAAGATCAGCGCGAGCGCCCGCGGTGCGTTACAGTCATCGTCCATTTCTTGACGGAAGGCGTCGATTAAACCGCCATCCGGCGCTGCCTGCGTCACACCTTTGACAGCTCGCCCGGCGCGATCGATGGTTTCCCAGATGCGATCTGCGGCCTTGCTCGCCTCTTCCAAACCGTCGCGCGAAAAATCCATTGGGTTGCGGTAATGGCTCGACAGAAAATAATGACGCAGCGCAACCCCGTCGAAGTCATGCAATATCTCACCAATGGTGAAGAAATTCCCCAAAGATTTGGACATCTTTTCCTGGTTGATATCGAGAAATCCATTATGTATCCAGTAGCGCGCCAGCGCCTGCCCTCTGGCTCCTTCCGACTGGGCAATCTCGTTTTCATGGTGTGGAAAGATCAAATCCCGCCCGCCGCCGTGAATATCGAATGGCTGCCCGAGGTATTTGGTACTCATTGCAGAGCATTCAATGTGCCAACCCGGTCGGCCAGGTCCCCAGGGGCTATTCCAAGTTGGCTCGCCGGGCTTGCTGGATTTCCATAGGGCGAAGTCGAGGGGCGATTTCTTGCGCAGGTCGACTTCGACGCGCGCGCCGGATTCCAACTCATCAAGCTTTTTGCGCGACAGCTTGCCGTAATCCGCAAAGCGACTGACCTCGTAGAAGACATCCCCGTCAACTCGATAGGCGATCCCCTTCCGCTCAAGGTTTTCGATCAGCGCGATAATTTCGCTGAGGTGCTCCGTCGCCCGCGGCTCGCGGGTTGGGCGCAGCAATCCTAAGGCCTCGCCATCGCGGTGGAACTCGTCAATATAGCGCTCGGTGATCGTCTCGCAGCTAACCTTTTCGGCGTTGGCTTTGTTGATGATCTTGTCATCGACGTCGGTGAAGTTGCGCACGAAGGTGACGTCGTAACCGATGAACTTCAGGTAGCGATAAATGATGTCAAAGGTCAGCAGCGAGCGGGCGTGACCGATATGCGACGAGTCATAGACCGTCATACCGCAGACGTACATCCGCACCTGCCCCGGCGTTAGCGGGACAAACTCTTCCTTTTCACCGCTTAAAGTGTTGAAAATTTTCAGGGCCATTGTCGAGAGTTATTTTATCTTACGGATCAGGGTTTTATTTGCAAGCTAAACTGCGTTTATGCTTGCTTAGAAAGCGAAAAAAGCATACAGAATCCTATGAATTTTGCTAAACCCTACGAAGATTTGCGCGAATTTGTTGCCGAGCTGGACAAGCACGAAAAGCTCTACCGGATACACAAAGAGATCAACAAAGATAACGAGCTGCAGCCCTTGGTGCGCTGGCAATACCGCGGCGGCATCGCCGAAGAAAAACGCCGCGGTTTTCTTTTCGACAACGTCACCGACGGCAAAAAACGAAAATATAACTGCCGCGTGTTGGTCGGCGGCCTTTCGGGCTCGGAAGCGATCTACGCGATGGGCCTAAAATGCGCGCCGGAAGAGGTGCCCGATCGCTGGATTTACGCGTTGGAACATCTCGTCCCGCCGGTGATGGTCGACAGCGGACCGGCCCAGGAAGAAGTCCATCTGGGCACCGACGTTCTCGCCCACGGCGGCTTGCAAGAATTCGCCATTCCGATGTCGACGCCGGGCTTCGACAACGGCCCCTACATCACCGCTGGCCATTGGATCACCAAAGATCCGGAAACCGGCCAGAGAAACGTCGGCAACTATCGTGGCCTGATCAAAGGCAAAGATCGCTGCGGTCTCATGACCGGCACGCCGCAGGATTTGACCAATCAATGGGAAAAAGCCCGCAGGATGGGCAAGCCGCTCGAAGTCGCCATTGTCGTGGGAACCATCCCAGTTGTATCCTACGCCGCGACGCAGAAAGTTCCGCCCGACGTCGATGAGATCGCACTTGCCGGCGGTCTCCAGGGTGCGCCTGTGAAACTGATCAAGTGCAAGACCGTCGATCTTGAGGTGCCAGCCACTTCGGAAATCGTCTTGGAAGGCATTATTTCGACGAAATATATGGAAGAGGAAGGCCCCTACGGCGAGTCCATGGGTTACATCGACCCGCGCACGTTGAGCTTCGTCTTCGAATTAAAATGCGTAACGCACCGCAAAGATCCCATTTGGGTGTCGATTATTAGCCAGGTCACACCGAGCGAAAGCTCGAAAATCAAAGCCATGGGCATGTCGACGTTGATCAAACGCTACCTGCACAAGAAGGGCTTCGATACAGTGCACGACGTGCATTTGATCGAACCGCTGGTCAATCTCCGTCCCTACGTCGCGGTGAGCTTGAAGAAGCGCAACGATCAAGAACCTTGGGACGTCATGCAGGGCATTCTCGACTATGGCGACCGCGTTGGCAAAATGGTCGTCGCCGTCGACGAAGACATCAATATAAAAGATCCCGTGGCGGTGACCTGGGCGATTACCCACCGCTCCCAGCCGCATAAGGATTTCAAAATCATGCCCGACCGTCCCTTCGGCGCTACGCCCATCGGCATGGTGGCGACCCATCCGTCGAGCCGCTATGACAACTGCGAGTCGTCGGTATTGATCGACGCCACTCGCAAGGCCGACTTTCCGCCGCTGTCGCTGCCAAAGAGAGAATTCATGGTGCGCTCCAAAGAGCTTTGGGAAGAACTTGGCTTACCCAAACTCGAACCGCAAGAACCCTGGCATGGCTACTTGATGGGCTATTGGCCCGAAGACTTATCCCAGGAAGCCGACCTGGCGGCCCAAAGCGAGCACGAAAAAGTTTGGGAGAAACTTGCCCAGACCCGCGCCGAAGTCGGCGAAGGCGACACGATTAAAACCATGCGCGCCCGCTGGGGCAAAACCCACTCGGGCAGATCGGTGTAAGTCATGAAACGCAAACTAACATTGAACATAAACGGCCAGGAGCACGAAGTCGAAGTCGAGGCCAATCGGCTGCTGCTCCAAGTGCTGCGCGACACCATTGGGTTAACCGGCACCAAAGAAGGCTGCAGCATCGGCGTCTGCGGCGCCTGCAGCGTCATCCTCGATGGCCGCCTGGTCAGCTCTTGCTTGACCTTGGCCGCCGGCTGCGAGGGCAAAAAGATCGAGACCATTGAAGGCCTGGCCAAAGACGGCAAGCTCCATCCGCTGCAACAGGCGTTTATTGAATACGGCGGCTTCCAATGCGGCATCTGCACGCCCGGCCAAATCATGGCGGCCAAAGCGCTGCTCGACGAAAACCCCAAGCCGACCGAGGACGAAGTCAAAGAATGGATGTCCGGCAACCTCTGCCGCTGCACGGGTTATTACAAAATCCTCGAAGCGGTGATGGCAGTGGTAAATAACAAGATCGATCCCAATTTCGAATTCCGTAAACGACAGGTCACGGCAAAGATCCAAAGCTTGGATGTGTACAAGCCGGTGGCGAAGACGAGGTGAGCCGCCGAATTGGGGTGACTTAGCTCGCCCTGAGCGAAGCGAAGTGCCTTTAAGAAAAATATCTCGCACAGAGGCGCAGAGCTCGCAGAGGGTTCGGAATCGGACCGAACCACGAAACACACGAAAGGCACGAAAAAAATAATGTCCGCAATTTACCTTTTCGTGTCGTTCGTGTGTTTAATGGTTTGATATTCCGAGCTCTGCGTCCTCTGCGCCTCTGCGCGAGAAAAATCCGAGATCCATATGTCTAAACCAGAAAAATTCTCCGTCGTCGGCAAGCGCGTGCAGCGCATCGAAGGCTTTGACAAAGTCACCGGCGATTCGCAGTACATCGCCGATATTTTTCTTCCCGGCATGCTGGTCGGTAAGGTGCTGCGCAGCCCCTACCCGCACGCGCGCATTCGCCACATCGACACCGGCAAAGCTGAGAAACTCCCCGGTGTGCGCGCCGTGGTGACCGCCGAAGACACCATCAAGCGGCCCTGGGGCGCGTTTTTTGCCGATCAGTATATTCTCTCCGTCGGTAAGACCCGCTACGTCGGCGAAGAGGTCGCCGCCGTAGCGGCCATCGATCCGGATATCGCCGAGGAAGCCATCGATTTAATCGAAGTCGACTGGGAACCACTGCAGGGCGTGTTTGACGCCGAAGAGGCGATGAAAGACGGCGCGCCGCTGGTGCACGACGACAAGCCGAATAATATCGCCATGCACTTGGACCTGGAGCGCGGCAACATCGCTCAGGCGTTCGCCGAATCCGACGTCATCGTCGAAGACACGTTTACCAGCATGCCGCAGTGGCACTGCTCGATCGAAACCATCGGCAGCGTCGCCGACTATGCGACCAGCGGCAAATATACCATCTACATGAACACCCAGACGCTGTTTAATGCGCGCTATCGCATCGCCACAGCGCTGGGCGTCCCTGAGACCGACGTGCGCATCATTCAAAGCGCCGTCGGCGGCGGCTTCGGCGGCAAATCCTGTGACGACAACAACGCGCTGGTGGCGGCTGTGCTATCGAAGAAAGCACGCAAGCCGGTGAAGCTTATTAATACCCGCGAGGAAGAATTTCTCGCCGGTTGTCGGCCGCGGGTCTTCATGAAAATCCGAGTGAAAATGGGTTTCAAAAAAGACGGCCGCATCCGCGCCAAAGAATTGGACGTCATCGCAGACAATGGCGCCTACTCGGCCAAAGCTCCGGCGATCACCGGTGTCGCCGCCATGCGCCACGATACTTGCTACAAGTATTCCGACGTCAAGCTCCAAGCCCGACTGGTCTACACCAACAAAGTGCCGACCGGCGCTTTTCGCGGCTTCGGCAATCCGTCGGCAGAATGGGCCGTGGAGCAGGCGCTGGATTTGGGCGCGCACAAGCTTGGCATCGATCCATTGGAACTAGCCCGCATGAACGCCGCCGAAGTCGGCTACGTCTCGCCCCACGGCAATCGCGTCACGAGCTGTGAATTAAAGCAGTGCTTGGACATGACCGAAAAAATGATCGGCTGGCGAGAAAAGCAGGCCAGCAAAAAGCCCAACACCGGCCTCGGCCTCGCCTGCACGGTGCACGTCAGCGGCAAGCGCCACTTCGGCGACTACGACGGCAGCTCGGCGACGATTAAAATCAACGAAGACGGCAAGGCGCTGATCTTGAGCGGCGAGGGCGAATGCGGCCAGGGCGTGCACACCGCCATGTGCCAAATCGCTGCGGAAGAATTGGGCATCCCGGTCGAAGACGTGGAAATTTCCCGCGCCGACACCGACTTGACGACCTTTTGCCTCGGCGCCTTCGCCAGCCGCTTGACCTACGTCAGCGGCAACGCGGTGAAGAACGCCGCCACCAACGTCAAGCAGCAGCTTTTCGAACAAGCCGCCGAGATGCTCGAAGCCAACCCGGCCGATTTGGAATCGCACGATGGCAAGATTTTCGTCAAAGGCAACCAAGCCGGCAAATCGTTCACGGTTTCCGACGTCGCCCGCGCCCGCCTGTTTCGCCACAACGGCGCGCCGATCGTCGGCTCCGGCAGCTTCGACGCCGACTCGGTACTGCCCGACAGCACGCGCTTCGGCAACGAGTCCGGCGCCTACAACTACGGC is a window of Deltaproteobacteria bacterium DNA encoding:
- a CDS encoding cysteine--tRNA ligase; protein product: MALKIFNTLSGEKEEFVPLTPGQVRMYVCGMTVYDSSHIGHARSLLTFDIIYRYLKFIGYDVTFVRNFTDVDDKIINKANAEKVSCETITERYIDEFHRDGEALGLLRPTREPRATEHLSEIIALIENLERKGIAYRVDGDVFYEVSRFADYGKLSRKKLDELESGARVEVDLRKKSPLDFALWKSSKPGEPTWNSPWGPGRPGWHIECSAMSTKYLGQPFDIHGGGRDLIFPHHENEIAQSEGARGQALARYWIHNGFLDINQEKMSKSLGNFFTIGEILHDFDGVALRHYFLSSHYRNPMDFSRDGLEEASKAADRIWETIDRAGRAVKGVTQAAPDGGLIDAFRQEMDDDCNAPRALALIFDEVRALNRLLDEKKTKGIEARVSALRAMCDTLGLLHEGYFERKKERWLRTSDVKLTDIEATIGARDRARKEKNWQEADRIRAELQQKGVSIEDTPGGTQWKVK
- a CDS encoding UbiD family decarboxylase encodes the protein MNFAKPYEDLREFVAELDKHEKLYRIHKEINKDNELQPLVRWQYRGGIAEEKRRGFLFDNVTDGKKRKYNCRVLVGGLSGSEAIYAMGLKCAPEEVPDRWIYALEHLVPPVMVDSGPAQEEVHLGTDVLAHGGLQEFAIPMSTPGFDNGPYITAGHWITKDPETGQRNVGNYRGLIKGKDRCGLMTGTPQDLTNQWEKARRMGKPLEVAIVVGTIPVVSYAATQKVPPDVDEIALAGGLQGAPVKLIKCKTVDLEVPATSEIVLEGIISTKYMEEEGPYGESMGYIDPRTLSFVFELKCVTHRKDPIWVSIISQVTPSESSKIKAMGMSTLIKRYLHKKGFDTVHDVHLIEPLVNLRPYVAVSLKKRNDQEPWDVMQGILDYGDRVGKMVVAVDEDINIKDPVAVTWAITHRSQPHKDFKIMPDRPFGATPIGMVATHPSSRYDNCESSVLIDATRKADFPPLSLPKREFMVRSKELWEELGLPKLEPQEPWHGYLMGYWPEDLSQEADLAAQSEHEKVWEKLAQTRAEVGEGDTIKTMRARWGKTHSGRSV
- a CDS encoding (2Fe-2S)-binding protein, with the translated sequence MKRKLTLNINGQEHEVEVEANRLLLQVLRDTIGLTGTKEGCSIGVCGACSVILDGRLVSSCLTLAAGCEGKKIETIEGLAKDGKLHPLQQAFIEYGGFQCGICTPGQIMAAKALLDENPKPTEDEVKEWMSGNLCRCTGYYKILEAVMAVVNNKIDPNFEFRKRQVTAKIQSLDVYKPVAKTR
- a CDS encoding xanthine dehydrogenase family protein molybdopterin-binding subunit; translated protein: MSKPEKFSVVGKRVQRIEGFDKVTGDSQYIADIFLPGMLVGKVLRSPYPHARIRHIDTGKAEKLPGVRAVVTAEDTIKRPWGAFFADQYILSVGKTRYVGEEVAAVAAIDPDIAEEAIDLIEVDWEPLQGVFDAEEAMKDGAPLVHDDKPNNIAMHLDLERGNIAQAFAESDVIVEDTFTSMPQWHCSIETIGSVADYATSGKYTIYMNTQTLFNARYRIATALGVPETDVRIIQSAVGGGFGGKSCDDNNALVAAVLSKKARKPVKLINTREEEFLAGCRPRVFMKIRVKMGFKKDGRIRAKELDVIADNGAYSAKAPAITGVAAMRHDTCYKYSDVKLQARLVYTNKVPTGAFRGFGNPSAEWAVEQALDLGAHKLGIDPLELARMNAAEVGYVSPHGNRVTSCELKQCLDMTEKMIGWREKQASKKPNTGLGLACTVHVSGKRHFGDYDGSSATIKINEDGKALILSGEGECGQGVHTAMCQIAAEELGIPVEDVEISRADTDLTTFCLGAFASRLTYVSGNAVKNAATNVKQQLFEQAAEMLEANPADLESHDGKIFVKGNQAGKSFTVSDVARARLFRHNGAPIVGSGSFDADSVLPDSTRFGNESGAYNYGAQAAHVHVDPETGKVTILDFVVASDCGTVIYPLGAEGQVEGGLAQGIGYALTEGLQFDEGRPVNPNFSDYRIPSMRDMPPLQHAFADSYEPTGPFGAKGLGELNMDPTAAVINNAIFDAVGVRVKTLPITPEKILKALKEKQEQK